The following proteins are encoded in a genomic region of Reichenbachiella sp.:
- a CDS encoding YHYH protein, producing MRKFNMQLKTILTALLLLTFMWACTEDELGDSNSNPIVASAIDDLSLASGFEIYEISLSDVFSDEDGDAIVLTASSGDETVVLVEISTQKLTLIEQADGSATITVTATDSNGASVSDSFTLTIGANSTPVVANEISDQNLSVGFSAATVELANVFSDADGDALTYVASSSDQSVVTVSVSGTTLTITEVAAGTTNINVSAIDPSGQKASDSFTVTVSASNTSTDVFTFSNQDGNSLTISSWTAIEGADGYVILMNTEDNFTNLTNGEDLDGSTSYNGVGQQLVYNGTAISALGVTLLETDKSYYFKLVPYTGSHVYDHQYDAEEGSTTSCTYSSTSVSEVCFSISGDIRTISANQYPSHAVENFPNGTPTAIEIIRNFDLTPEKAASVTYVYNETGGPTPSNDNFWKFGSAVNGVEFHPMGLKPWEHPDTGEENWEWQAAVYKENQTDLDAYGAHVTSAGNYHYHGDIVALADVEDGSRHSLIYGFAADGFPIYYKYGYTDENDPSSAIKELKSSYQLKSGSRTGTGVAGEDYPDGTHDGTYIQDFEFVDGLGDLDECNGRTGITPEYPNGTYYYVITADFPVTPNCFVGTPDDAWKIGK from the coding sequence ATGAGAAAGTTTAACATGCAATTAAAAACAATACTTACGGCGTTGCTGCTACTTACCTTTATGTGGGCCTGTACAGAAGACGAGTTGGGTGATTCGAACAGTAATCCAATCGTTGCATCTGCCATTGATGACCTTTCATTGGCTTCGGGTTTTGAGATCTATGAAATTTCATTATCAGATGTTTTTAGTGACGAAGATGGAGATGCCATTGTTCTTACCGCATCGAGTGGTGATGAGACGGTAGTACTGGTGGAAATTTCTACTCAGAAGTTGACCCTCATTGAACAAGCGGATGGAAGTGCTACTATTACCGTGACAGCCACAGATTCGAATGGCGCCAGTGTTTCAGACAGCTTTACTTTGACCATTGGAGCAAATAGTACACCGGTTGTAGCTAATGAAATTTCAGATCAAAATTTGTCGGTGGGTTTCAGTGCCGCGACTGTAGAACTTGCAAATGTTTTTAGTGATGCAGACGGTGATGCTCTAACCTACGTTGCCTCGAGTAGCGATCAGTCGGTCGTTACGGTTAGCGTATCAGGCACAACGCTTACAATTACAGAAGTAGCTGCGGGAACTACTAATATAAACGTATCAGCTATAGACCCAAGTGGTCAGAAAGCTTCTGATTCTTTTACGGTGACAGTCTCAGCGTCTAATACAAGTACTGATGTTTTCACTTTCTCCAATCAAGATGGAAATAGTTTGACTATTAGTTCGTGGACAGCCATAGAAGGGGCTGACGGATACGTCATTTTGATGAATACTGAAGATAACTTTACCAATTTGACCAACGGGGAAGATCTGGATGGTAGTACATCGTACAATGGAGTAGGTCAGCAATTGGTTTATAATGGAACAGCTATATCAGCGTTGGGTGTGACATTACTTGAGACGGATAAATCCTATTATTTCAAATTGGTACCCTATACTGGCTCTCACGTTTACGACCATCAGTATGATGCTGAAGAAGGATCTACAACCTCATGTACTTATAGCAGTACCTCCGTCAGCGAAGTGTGTTTTTCAATCAGCGGTGATATAAGAACGATTTCTGCTAATCAATATCCAAGTCATGCGGTCGAAAACTTCCCGAATGGTACTCCCACAGCCATTGAGATCATCCGAAACTTTGATTTGACGCCTGAAAAGGCGGCTAGTGTAACCTATGTGTATAATGAAACGGGCGGACCCACGCCATCTAATGATAATTTCTGGAAGTTTGGCTCAGCAGTCAATGGAGTAGAATTTCACCCTATGGGATTGAAACCTTGGGAACATCCGGATACGGGAGAAGAAAACTGGGAATGGCAGGCTGCAGTATATAAGGAAAACCAAACGGATTTGGATGCTTATGGTGCCCACGTTACTTCAGCTGGAAACTATCATTATCACGGAGACATAGTGGCGCTGGCAGATGTAGAAGACGGATCCAGGCATTCCTTGATTTATGGTTTTGCAGCAGACGGATTCCCAATTTATTATAAATATGGCTATACTGATGAAAATGATCCATCTTCTGCGATCAAAGAATTGAAATCTAGTTATCAATTGAAGTCTGGGTCTAGAACAGGCACTGGAGTAGCCGGAGAAGATTACCCTGATGGTACTCATGATGGCACTTACATTCAAGATTTTGAATTTGTGGACGGTCTAGGTGATTTGGATGAGTGTAATGGTAGAACAGGTATTACGCCGGAGTATCCGAATGGCACCTACTACTATGTAATCACAGCCGACTTCCCAGTTACTCCAAATTGTTTTGTCGGAACGCCTGATGATGCCTGGAAAATCGGAAAATAA
- a CDS encoding LytTR family DNA-binding domain-containing protein gives MTVLIIEDEAPAFRRLQKLLEEIDNSIQIVEVFDGVKEAVKWLNHHQCPDLLFMDIQLSDGLSFEIFEQTEISKPVIFTTAFDEYMLKAFKVNSIDYLLKPINKDDLQRSMDKYRNLKSQFANTDTPSIQELIKNIRLDDRKFKSRFLVKMGEKMMSVETEDILCFFAHSGLVYLQTKGGKKYLMDQTLDDISKELDPEKYYRANRQYILNYCAIEAVHKFGKSKLLVETTFEHEEQIIVSSEKATAFKQWLG, from the coding sequence ATGACCGTATTAATCATTGAAGACGAGGCTCCTGCGTTTCGTAGATTGCAAAAGTTACTCGAAGAAATAGACAACTCTATACAAATTGTCGAAGTTTTTGATGGCGTGAAAGAGGCCGTCAAATGGTTGAATCATCATCAATGTCCTGACCTCCTATTTATGGATATTCAATTGAGTGATGGCCTGAGTTTTGAAATATTTGAGCAAACCGAAATAAGCAAGCCAGTCATCTTTACCACAGCCTTTGATGAATATATGCTCAAAGCATTTAAGGTCAATAGTATTGACTACTTACTCAAGCCTATCAACAAGGATGACTTGCAACGGAGTATGGATAAATACCGAAACCTGAAATCTCAATTTGCCAATACAGACACGCCTTCCATTCAAGAACTAATCAAAAACATCCGTCTAGATGATCGTAAGTTTAAATCAAGGTTTTTGGTAAAAATGGGAGAGAAAATGATGTCGGTAGAAACAGAAGACATTCTCTGCTTCTTTGCCCATTCCGGACTGGTTTATCTACAAACCAAGGGAGGAAAGAAATATCTCATGGATCAAACCTTAGATGATATCAGTAAAGAGCTCGACCCAGAAAAGTACTACCGTGCCAATCGGCAATATATTTTGAATTATTGTGCCATTGAAGCGGTCCACAAATTTGGGAAAAGCAAGCTTCTTGTTGAAACCACTTTTGAGCACGAAGAACAAATTATCGTCAGCAGCGAAAAAGCCACTGCGTTTAAGCAGTGGCTCGGTTAA
- a CDS encoding sensor histidine kinase encodes MKWPNEKMTRWVGIPIVGFIMSFIVKDHEHEHNSLIENIMISMVFTGVLWNGAVLIIFQLRKKFPDLPQTGNRLVVTYLVVTLFMIICPNLIRLSLGIVEFSELDDIKNIFMNSEINMVAAFMVSSVYEGAYFFGKWRESFAFAEQLKNQQIRTQFEVLQNQMSPHFLFNSLNTLTTLIAEDQKVAIDFTQTLSEVYRYILQNKERELVKLKEELAFSKAYVYLLQMRYPENLEVNFSIGDVFNERYIAPLTLQMLIENAIKHNIISKTEPLQIDIYVDKRDVLVVKNNLQLKKTLEKSTKTGLANIRKRYEFLGQREIDVITSQSNYMVAVPLIEMLTELEFTKSSTYDRINH; translated from the coding sequence ATGAAATGGCCAAATGAAAAAATGACCAGATGGGTTGGGATTCCAATAGTGGGATTCATCATGTCCTTTATTGTGAAGGATCATGAGCATGAGCACAACAGTCTGATAGAAAATATAATGATCTCAATGGTCTTTACCGGTGTACTTTGGAATGGTGCCGTACTGATCATTTTTCAACTGAGAAAAAAGTTTCCTGACCTACCACAAACCGGGAACCGACTAGTAGTGACTTACCTTGTTGTTACCCTATTTATGATTATTTGTCCCAACCTGATTCGGCTGAGTTTGGGGATTGTTGAGTTTTCCGAGCTGGATGATATTAAGAATATATTCATGAATTCAGAAATCAATATGGTAGCTGCATTCATGGTATCATCAGTTTATGAGGGCGCTTACTTTTTCGGGAAGTGGAGAGAGTCTTTTGCCTTTGCAGAGCAATTGAAAAACCAACAAATAAGAACTCAATTTGAAGTCCTACAAAATCAAATGAGCCCCCATTTCCTTTTCAATAGTCTGAATACACTTACAACACTTATTGCAGAAGATCAAAAGGTAGCCATTGACTTTACGCAAACCTTATCAGAAGTATATCGCTATATTCTTCAAAACAAAGAAAGAGAACTGGTAAAACTTAAAGAAGAATTGGCTTTTTCGAAGGCATATGTTTATCTCCTGCAAATGCGGTATCCAGAAAACCTTGAAGTCAATTTTTCGATTGGCGACGTGTTTAATGAACGCTATATTGCGCCACTCACGCTTCAAATGCTCATTGAAAATGCGATCAAACACAATATAATTTCTAAAACGGAGCCACTGCAGATTGACATCTATGTAGATAAGAGAGATGTTTTGGTGGTCAAAAACAATCTGCAGTTGAAAAAGACCTTGGAAAAATCGACCAAAACTGGTCTGGCTAATATCCGCAAACGCTACGAATTTTTGGGACAACGTGAAATAGACGTAATCACTTCTCAAAGCAATTACATGGTCGCTGTACCTTTGATCGAAATGTTGACAGAACTGGAGTTTACCAAATCATCTACCTATGACCGTATTAATCATTGA